A DNA window from Hoplias malabaricus isolate fHopMal1 chromosome 5, fHopMal1.hap1, whole genome shotgun sequence contains the following coding sequences:
- the pparda gene encoding peroxisome proliferator-activated receptor delta: MDGTETEVLIMKNMGVGQMGEVCLQSSGSYPCGSHASLKTDPEEETLGEVLSELEAGTELGVEPELDAETELEDSSNSTVTDSHSPTPTSSSTDISQVSPVSLSEQLILGRGEVAGINVECRICGDRASGFHYGVHACEGCKGFFRRTVRMKLEYERCERSCKIQKKNRNKCQFCRFQKCVILGMSHDAIRYGRMPEAEKRKLVAVMLDTEPSCFQNSLSSLKTLAKRVNSAYLRNLNMTKKKARSILTGRTSSSPPFIIYDMESLWQAENGLVWNQLVNGAPPHREIGVHVFYRCQCTTVETVRELTEFSKSIPGFSDLYLNDQVTLLKYGVHEAFFAMLPSLMNKDGLLVANGRGFVTREFLRSLRKPFSDIMEPKFEFAVKFNALELDDSDLALFVAAIILCGDRPGLMNVKQVEEIQDNILQALNQHLLSTHSDNSYIFPKLLQKMADLRQLVTENAQLVQNIKKTESETSLHPLLQEIYRDMY; encoded by the exons ATGGACGGAACTGAAACAGAGGTTTTAATAATGAAGAATATGGGGGTGGGGCAAATGGGTGAAGTCTGTCTACAGAGCAGTGGCTCCTACCCCTGTGGAAGCCACGCCTCCCTGAAGACGGACCCAGAGGAGGAGACCCTGGGGGAGGTGCTCTCAGAGCTAGAGGCAGGGACTGAGCTGGGTGTGGAACCTGAGCTTGATGCTGAAACGGAATTGGAGGACAGCAGCAACAGTACTGTCACAGACTCCCAtagccccacccccacctcctcgTCTACAG acatTTCTCAGGTGTCTcctgtctcactgtctgaacagcTGATATTGGGACGCGGTGAAGTCGCTGGGATAAACGTTGAATGTCGGATCTGTGGAGACAGAGCATCTGGATTTCACTACGGAGTTCACGCCTGTGAAGGGTGTAAA ggtTTTTTCCGGAGGACGGTCCGGATGAAGCTGGAATATGAGAGGTGTGAGCGCAGCTGTAAGATCCAGAAGAAGAATCGGAATAAATGTCAGTTCTGTCGCTTCCAGAAATGTGTGATCCTTGGCATGTCCCACGATG cgATCCGTTATGGTCGGATGCCGGAAGCTGAGAAGAGGAAGTTAGTGGCTGTAATGTTGGACACTGAGCCGAGTTGTTTTCAGAATTCCTTGTCCAGTCTGAAGACTCTGGCCAAACGGGTCAACAGCGCCTACCTCAGGAACCTCAACATGACCAAGAAGAAGGCCCGGAGCATCCTGACCGGGAGAACCAGCTCCAGCCCG CCATTTATTATCTATGATATGGAGTCTCTGTGGCAGGCGGAGAATGGCTTGGTCTGGAACCAGTTGGTAAACGGAGCCCCTCCTCACAGAGAGATCGGAGTTCACGTCTTCTACCGCTGTCAGTGCACCACTGTGGAGACAGTGCGAGAACTCACTGAGTTCTCCAAGAGCATCCCAGGCTTCTCTGACCTGTACCTCAATGACCAg GTGACGCTGTTGAAGTACGGGGTCCACGAGGCATTCTTTGCCATGTTGCCATCGCTGATGAATAAAGATGGGCTGCTGGTGGCGAATGGGCGGGGCTTTGTGACAAGGGAGTTCCTGCGGAGCCTACGGAAGCCATTCAGTGATATCATGGAGCCCAAATTTGAGTTTGCTGTCAAATTTAATGCCCTCGAGCTGGACGACAGTGACCTGGCCCTCTTTGTCGCCGCCATCATCCTCTGTggag acCGTCCTGGTTTGATGAATGTGAAGCAGGTGGAGGAGATTCAGGACAACATCCTTCAGGCTCTGAACCAACACCTCCTCAGCACACACTCGGACAACAGCTACATTTTCCCCAAACTGCTGCAGAAGATGGCAGACCTTCGTCAGCTGGTCACTGAGAATGCACAACTCGTCCAGAACATCAAGAAAACAGAGTCCGAGACCTCCCTCCACCCCCTCCTGCAGGAGATCTATAGGGACATGTActaa